The DNA window tctttcccCCTTCCTGTTTTGGACATTCATGTGGTTTCGATATACTCTTGCTTCAAAATAGTACTCCATCTGTTTCAATTTATagatcgttttggcttttctaaatatataACTTTTGGTACGTATCTAGATATATCCTGTATCTATATGTACCTACAAAAtctaaaacgacttacaatttgggacaGAGAGTGGTACAAAGAAACCATATATATTGGCTTGGAGCAACTAGCTAATTATTTCCATTGTgagaacaaaaataaaaaaaaaactagttgGGTCATGCCACGTCAATTAATAAGATTATCAAAATATAGCAAAATTACTATCATTTATGCGAGATATGTAAAACTTTTCTACAAATTAGCAATCAAGATATCAAGATTACAATTATTGCCAGCTTTGTGTATGACACacttaagggcttgtttggttagCCTAGAATAAGTCCTAGGAACCATTCCCGCTTGATCAAGCTTATATAAATTAGTTAATCATTTCTGCTGAAAATCTTTACAAGGAATGGTTCCTATGAAACCGAACGAAGCCTAAGGGCTCGTTCGGTTAGAGGATTTCTGTCCATGAATAGTTCTAGCCTATCAAAGATTATATAAATTAGACTAGCATTCCTGTTAGGAACGGTTGGACAAGGTTTCGTATGAACCGAACGGTGCGTGAAGGAGAATGGAGCAGGTACTTATACAATTAACGTGCAATTGATTGGCTTCAGTTGTGTTTTCTTCCCAGCATTGTACTTATACTTGATAAAAACTGCAAATTTTTGTTTCAACCCAAATAGACCCAATGTTTATCAACATTTTGAATCAAATCAACCAAATTAAAAAGGATGATTCAAGATCAAGAATTTGTACATATATAGTAGAGAATTGTATTTCCCTTAAAAAAGGTCTAAAACACAGAACTTGAGAGATAAATCGATGGTCGTACCTTCTGAAACTTACTCTTGGTCACCGCTGCACTCGCCGGCGCTCCATCACCGCCGGGGACTTTCTCATCCTTcaccctcctcttcttcattgtcttGTGGAAGCCGCCGCGTTTCCCTGGTTTCCCGTCGTCCCTTTCTCCACCGGCAGCTCCATCCCCGCCGCCGTCCTCGCCCTCCTCGACGGCGACGAGCAGCACCTTCTCGTCGGCGAAGCGCGTGCGCATGAACAGCTCGCCGAGCGAGGTGCGCCGGCCGCCGTTGCTATCCCGCGGCTTCTCCAGGCGCGACTCGGCGTCGCTCACGGGGGAGCCGAACAGGAAGCCCTGCAGCGGGCAGTCCACGCCGCCCATGGCGAAGCTCACCCGCGCCGACGCCACCAGGTCGCCGGAGGCGCCGCTGTTGCGGCCACCGAGGACCTTCTCCAGTTCCGCACTCACTACCATCAGGTCGTCCTCCGTGGTGGTGTCGTCGTCCTTCTCGGCAATGGCCTCGACCACGGCGACTGCAGCCTTCTCGACGACCTCCGCGGACTCTGGCGGAGGCGGCGCTGTGGCTGTGTATGTGAATGTGGGCGTCACGGCGCTGTCGATCTTGTCTCCCTCATCCGCGGTGTCGTCGTTGTCGTCAGAGTCGGAG is part of the Miscanthus floridulus cultivar M001 chromosome 9, ASM1932011v1, whole genome shotgun sequence genome and encodes:
- the LOC136482038 gene encoding protein LAZY 1-like; the encoded protein is MKLLGWMHRKLRQNSNDVFKEFNNGGGGTCNCINGLASPDPATFLASANEYFAGDHDFTNNHSSPPDADLFTFGGSGLLTIGTLGIAAVAVPANGDNDYYDVDVDVDADSDSDDNDDTADEGDKIDSAVTPTFTYTATAPPPPESAEVVEKAAVAVVEAIAEKDDDTTTEDDLMVVSAELEKVLGGRNSGASGDLVASARVSFAMGGVDCPLQGFLFGSPVSDAESRLEKPRDSNGGRRTSLGELFMRTRFADEKVLLVAVEEGEDGGGDGAAGGERDDGKPGKRGGFHKTMKKRRVKDEKVPGGDGAPASAAVTKSKFQKILQIFHRKVYPESAALVRNLTKKSRRRGSGAAEPASSKLRCRKEQRAPVFGCCANRASFGGAASPIHHHHHHDDEELNGSKSGHWIKTDAEYLVLEL